From Bacteroidota bacterium, the proteins below share one genomic window:
- a CDS encoding efflux RND transporter permease subunit, with protein sequence MKEEIQKEFKPSSWAINNRVATFIITLILAISGLVAYQNLPKESFPDITLPNIYVSVIYPGTSPKDMENLIVRPIEKECKSIAGVKKVKSNSLQDYCNVIIEFNSDVNTDDAKQKVKDAVDRAKKDLPKDLKNDPEIMDINFADLPVMQVNISGDYDLAKLKRFADDAKDRLESLKEIKKVDIIGALEREIQINVDMMKMQANGLTMGDIARAVQTENLTIPGGSARIGSTRRSISVSGEFKNVDQLNNLVINSIQGKSVYLKDVAHVVDSYKEQQSYARLDHQNVITLNIVKRKGENLIETSDKIVALMDEMRANEWPKDLKVTLTGDQSEQTRLTLHDLINTIIIGFVLVFLILMFFMGTTNAFFVALSVPLSMALAFLVMPTIGFTLNMIVLFSFLLALGIVVDDAIVVIENTHRIFANGKRPIVEAAKLAAGEVFLPVLSGTLTTLAPFFPLLFWKGVIGKFMFFLPVTLIVTLTASLLVAYIINPVFAVQFMKPHKEHDAERDKKSMRSSLLLLGAAILIGYMIDFGTGNFAVLALILWLVNHYWLRHVIRRFQENTWPRFQMRYRRFLTWCLHRPWQMMFSTLGLFILSIVFLTVRNGGVSFFPVADPNFVYVYTSLPVCTDQAYTDSVTRVLEEKVYKAIDWPNPMVKSVISNVTVAVTDPQDEDQGDYPNKSKISVAFVEFGKRDGKSTRDYLDKIREAIKGFPGAEITVAQEQGGPPVGKPINIEVSGDNYEDLVTSSKSLKRYLDSLKIEGVEELRSDLQDQKPQLVFSIDRERANREGISTYAIGNEIYLGVLGTDISKYRDNNDDYNIVIKYQDNQRYNIDMLRNLKILYRDMNMGGMIRNVPVSAFADVKYSDTYGVIKRKNQKRVVTIASNVLTGYNENAVVQDVQKAMRDFSAPEGVSIQMTGSQEEQAETSAFLGWAMMTAMLLIILILVLQFNSISKPVIILIEILFSIIGVFLGFSIFKMEFSIVMSGVGIIALAGIVVRNGILLVEFTDLLRSMGVPTFDAIVEAGKTRMTPVILTAFATILGLIPLAVGLNIDFSRMFSEFNPHIYFGGDNTAFWGPLSWTMIFGLGFGTFLTLIMVPVMYLLSIRMKNQLRKWRKQPIDNGVAPKPVEELIEAHI encoded by the coding sequence ATGAAAGAAGAAATCCAAAAGGAATTCAAGCCCTCCAGTTGGGCCATCAATAACAGGGTCGCGACCTTCATCATCACGCTGATCCTGGCCATCTCGGGCCTCGTCGCCTATCAGAACCTTCCAAAGGAAAGTTTCCCGGACATCACGCTACCCAACATCTATGTCAGCGTGATCTATCCCGGCACTTCTCCCAAGGACATGGAAAACCTGATCGTCCGCCCGATCGAGAAAGAATGCAAGAGTATAGCCGGTGTAAAGAAAGTAAAGAGCAACTCGCTGCAGGACTATTGCAACGTCATCATCGAGTTCAACTCCGACGTTAACACCGACGATGCCAAGCAAAAGGTCAAGGACGCTGTAGATCGCGCCAAAAAGGACCTTCCAAAGGATCTCAAGAACGATCCGGAGATCATGGACATCAACTTCGCGGACCTCCCGGTCATGCAGGTGAACATCAGCGGCGACTACGACCTTGCCAAATTGAAGCGTTTTGCCGACGACGCGAAGGACCGGCTCGAAAGCCTGAAAGAGATCAAGAAAGTGGATATCATCGGCGCACTGGAACGCGAGATCCAGATCAACGTCGACATGATGAAGATGCAAGCCAATGGGCTTACGATGGGCGATATCGCGCGTGCTGTTCAAACGGAGAACCTGACGATCCCCGGCGGTTCAGCCAGGATCGGCAGTACCCGCCGATCGATCAGCGTTTCAGGTGAATTCAAGAATGTCGATCAGCTCAACAACCTGGTCATCAACTCCATTCAGGGAAAGTCCGTTTACCTCAAGGACGTAGCCCATGTAGTGGACAGTTATAAGGAGCAACAAAGCTACGCGCGCCTGGACCACCAGAACGTGATCACGTTGAATATCGTCAAGCGAAAGGGTGAAAACCTGATCGAGACGTCCGACAAGATCGTCGCTCTGATGGATGAGATGCGCGCGAACGAGTGGCCGAAGGACCTCAAAGTCACCCTGACGGGTGACCAAAGCGAACAGACCCGCCTGACGCTGCACGATCTGATCAACACCATCATCATCGGATTCGTGCTGGTGTTCCTCATCCTGATGTTCTTCATGGGGACCACCAACGCGTTCTTCGTAGCGCTTTCGGTTCCCCTATCCATGGCGCTGGCCTTCCTGGTCATGCCGACCATAGGGTTTACCCTGAACATGATCGTGCTCTTCTCGTTCCTACTGGCGCTGGGAATCGTAGTGGACGACGCCATTGTGGTGATTGAAAACACCCACCGGATCTTTGCCAACGGCAAGCGACCGATCGTGGAAGCAGCGAAGCTCGCGGCCGGCGAGGTATTCCTACCCGTGTTATCGGGTACGCTGACCACCCTGGCCCCCTTCTTCCCGTTGCTTTTCTGGAAAGGAGTGATCGGAAAATTCATGTTCTTCCTACCCGTCACCCTGATCGTAACCCTGACGGCCTCGCTGCTGGTAGCGTATATAATCAACCCCGTGTTTGCGGTACAATTCATGAAGCCGCATAAGGAACACGATGCCGAACGTGACAAGAAGAGCATGCGGTCTTCCTTGCTGCTTTTAGGCGCCGCCATTCTGATCGGATACATGATCGACTTCGGCACCGGCAACTTCGCGGTGCTTGCACTCATCCTTTGGCTGGTCAACCACTACTGGTTACGACACGTTATCCGCCGGTTCCAGGAAAATACCTGGCCACGCTTCCAGATGCGTTACCGCCGGTTCCTGACCTGGTGCCTCCACCGCCCGTGGCAGATGATGTTCTCCACGCTGGGTCTCTTTATCCTGTCCATCGTTTTCCTGACCGTACGCAACGGCGGTGTCAGTTTCTTCCCGGTAGCCGATCCGAACTTCGTGTATGTCTACACCAGTCTTCCGGTCTGTACCGACCAGGCATATACAGACTCAGTCACGCGTGTCCTTGAAGAAAAGGTGTACAAAGCGATCGACTGGCCGAACCCGATGGTGAAGTCGGTCATCAGTAACGTGACCGTCGCCGTCACCGACCCGCAGGATGAAGATCAGGGAGATTACCCGAACAAGAGCAAGATCTCCGTCGCGTTTGTCGAGTTTGGAAAACGCGATGGAAAATCGACCCGAGATTATCTTGACAAGATCCGGGAGGCCATCAAAGGATTTCCTGGTGCAGAAATCACCGTTGCCCAGGAACAAGGCGGCCCTCCGGTCGGAAAACCGATCAACATTGAAGTCAGCGGCGACAATTACGAGGATCTCGTAACCTCCAGCAAATCGCTGAAGCGCTACCTGGATTCGTTGAAGATCGAAGGCGTGGAAGAACTGCGCAGCGACCTGCAGGACCAGAAGCCGCAATTGGTCTTCAGCATCGACCGGGAACGGGCGAACCGTGAAGGCATTTCCACCTATGCGATCGGAAACGAGATCTATCTTGGCGTACTCGGAACCGACATCTCGAAGTACCGGGACAACAACGACGACTACAACATCGTCATCAAGTACCAGGACAATCAACGCTACAACATCGACATGTTGCGTAACCTGAAGATCCTGTATCGGGACATGAACATGGGCGGTATGATCCGCAATGTTCCGGTATCGGCGTTCGCGGATGTGAAATACTCGGATACCTACGGCGTGATCAAGCGGAAGAATCAAAAACGCGTAGTGACCATCGCATCGAATGTCCTGACCGGATACAACGAAAACGCGGTCGTCCAGGATGTCCAAAAGGCCATGCGCGACTTTTCCGCTCCGGAAGGGGTCAGTATCCAGATGACCGGCTCCCAGGAGGAGCAAGCCGAAACCTCCGCCTTCCTGGGATGGGCGATGATGACCGCGATGTTGCTCATCATCCTGATCCTGGTGTTGCAGTTCAACTCGATCAGCAAGCCGGTGATCATCCTCATCGAGATCCTCTTCAGTATCATCGGGGTCTTTCTCGGATTTTCCATCTTCAAGATGGAATTCTCGATCGTCATGAGCGGTGTGGGGATCATCGCACTGGCTGGTATTGTGGTCCGAAACGGCATCCTGCTGGTCGAATTCACCGACCTGCTCCGGTCGATGGGAGTTCCGACCTTTGATGCCATCGTGGAAGCCGGCAAAACCCGTATGACACCGGTTATCCTGACCGCTTTCGCCACGATTCTCGGATTGATCCCATTGGCAGTCGGTTTGAACATCGACTTCTCCCGGATGTTCTCCGAATTCAATCCTCACATCTACTTCGGAGGCGATAACACCGCTTTCTGGGGCCCGCTGTCGTGGACGATGATCTTCGGACTCGGTTTTGGCACCTTCCTGACCCTGATCATGGTACCGGTCATGTACCTGCTCAGCATCCGGATGAAAAACCAGTTACGCAAATGGAGAAAACAGCCGATCGACAACGGTGTAGCGCCGAAGCCGGTTGAAGAGCTGATCGAAGCACATATCTGA